The genomic window GATGATGTCACAAAGTTTTCCAAGAGCTTATCGGCACGTTTAAAATGAAAGAGAGTTTTTATTTCGGAAGTCCAGCAATAACTGTATTCGTTACCCAGAGCAGGTGAATTCACCTACCAACCTGCTTTAGTCAGCGACTACCGCCTGAAACGAATCGTTTCTATAGgaacaaagaaaagaataaacTTGGACAGAGAGATCCCAggagagaaactttttttttaagtaaaatacAGGGAAAGTTAGGTGCAGGAAAGCCGGTCTCTGGGTGCCGGAGGAGAAGTTTCTCTTCTGGCTCAGGCTCGTCTCGTTCCAAACGAGGAGGAGCCGAGGCCGGGAGCACCTCCTGTGTCATTGGAGGAACCTGCGCTCAGGAGCTGATAAATACGGACGGGcagcaggaactggaggcagACTCGTCAAGGAAGGAGAGAGCCCCTGCTGTCATCCTCTCGGGACAGAGCGAGCCTGAGTCACCGGGGGAGGAATCAAATCGTCCAAAGGAaaggacaacaaaacaaaacaaaaaaagagagcgAGAGCGAGGTGCCCCGCTGCCCTCCCGGCGCCATGACGTCCCTGCTGGGCTCCTACTCGTGGCCAGAGGGCCTGGACTGCTCGCCCCTGCACGGGGAGCTCTCGGACGGGCCGCCCGCGCACAGAGCCCCCGGGGACAAGGGCTCGGAGCCCCGCATCCGCAGGCCCATGAACGCCTTCATGGTGTGGGCTAAGGACGAGAGGAAGCGGCTGGCCGTGCAGAACCCGGACCTGCACAACGCCGAGCTGAGCAAGATGCTGGGTAAGGGCCCCCCCGACTCTGATCGCCGCCTGCTAGGAGAAAGCcggtgccctgctgctgctgccgcccccggcgCCGTTCCCCCGCCTCCACGCCGACAAACGCTTCTGACCCCCCATTGGCTTTCCGCTTGTAACATCCAAACTGCTCGGTTTTCTCAGCTCCCATTTGTTTCACAAGTAAAACGGGGGGGAATCTGATATTTtcactgattttcttttttttccttgcccAAAACTCTGAAACTATTTCGTGGCaaacgaaaaaaaacaaactaccccccccccccaaaaaaaaacccaataatcaGCAGCacgttttaaatgtttatttttctttccaatttatttattgtCACACCTAATTACCGACACAGTTTATTGCGATGATGAAGGTGGTTATTTCGTAGGACAAAATACTATGTTTTCGTTAGTGACGAAACCTTTTCACTTTAATGTGGCCCCGCTCTTTCCTGGTCCTTTAGCATCCGCTGCTTTGCTGCTTGGGCTGGAGGAGAGATGagtgctctctgcttcttccttggGAACCTGCCATGAACACTTGTTTTTGTAGTTGTTTCAACTCTGGGAATTCAGAGGAAATCAACTGATTGCAGAGATGGCtcccgataaaaaaaaatagtcattAGGGCTCCATTAAGTATTCGTTTTCTAATCGTGTCAAGCCAAACGTTTCTCAGAAatgcccccttttttatttttttactatctCCTGTAGCATTTAGCGGTAATGTAAAAATAAACGACACACATTATGGCCAACCCTGAGAATAACGTTCAGCTATGGTAGTGAATCAGCAGAACTGTTACCGTACTAGTAATCGAATTAAATAGTCTCATTATTGTTATTATGCCTTGCAATCGCACTGTTAGCGCGAAAACTGCATTTTCAGTGCGATATTAGCAATGAAAATGACGAAAAAATCCGAAAATAACTTTTTTAAgggattaattttttttaaagggtttgcAATTTTTATCTTTTTAGCGCAGCtacaatagtaataataataatattaattggACAACCGTGTAAGGAAACGACGTAGCATTTCTAGACGCAtgaatcttttttcttttcactaGAGCATCCGATAGGCTCGGGATGCTTTGCGCAAAATGTTCTCttacagaaactttttttttttcaaagtttaatGTTATAGACCTGGCTCTAAGtggttttctttttgaaaaaaaaaacccaaaaacgttGTGTTTGTTTTTAGGGAAGTCCTGGAAAGCGCTGTCACCGTCGCAGAAGAGGCCTTACGTGGAAGAGGCGGAAAGGCTAAGGATTCAGCACATGCAGGATTACCCCAACTATAAATACCGTCCCAGGAGAAAGAAACAAATCAAACGGATCTGCAAACGGGTGGACCCGGGCTTTCTGCTTAATAACCTTTCCAAGGAGCAGACCTCGGCCACGGAGAACCGAAACTGCAGGGCAGCAATGAAGGACGAGGACAGCGCCGGCTACTCCTCCGGGGCCACCCTGCAGAGCCTCCGAAACTACCGAGAGCCCCGGGGAGGCAGCGCCAGCCTGGACGCCTACCCTTACGGGCTCCCGACGCCCCCTGAAATGTCCCCTCTGGAGGTGCTGGAGCCCGAGCGGACCCTCTTCTCGCCCCCGTGCGCCGCCGAGGACCCTCGCGCCCATATGAGTGGAGCCGCTTACCCTGCCGCCTACTCCCCTGCGCCCCTGCACTGCGCGCACCTCGGCCCGCTCGCCCTCCCGCCTCGGCCCGGCGCGGggctcccaccccctccccctcccgcttACTACCCCCCGGCtttccgttccctccaccccaacctccaggcccacCCGGGCCAGCTCTCCCCGCCGCCGGATCACCACGGTTACGACGCCCTGGATCAGATCAGCCAAGCGGAACTTTTAGGGGAAATGGACAGGGACGAGTTCGACCAGTACCTAAACACGGCCGGGCCCCCGCCGGACCCCAGCGGGCTGCCCATGAGCGGACACAGCCAGGCGGCCCAGTCCGCCGGCGCCCACCCCCCGGAAACCAGCCTCATCTCGGTCCTAGCGGACGCCACTGCGACTTACTACAACAACTACAGCGTGTCCTAAAcgaagaaacccccccccccccccccaaaaacaaagaGAGACACTGGAAATGGAAAAGAGTCACAGTATTATTGGCGTCCCTTCCCCACCATCTCCTCAGGGTTGCTAACTTAAGTCTCAACAGAATgactgctcctcctttcctttatTATAAGTGAGGGCTTTTGATTACCAAACCCAAATGCGAGTCTCCGGCTTCCGAATGTGTGTCAGTTCCTTTTACAGAGATGCatcgaaaaaaaaaatcttgtttagTCATTTCATAACCATTGCTTAAATATAATCTACATACATGTGGACGGACACCCCCCCCGCCCCAAATGAAAGATCCCCCGAATTAGCAGGTGACAGTAAATATATGTATGCGTGCATACATttttatgcacacatatatgATGCACATGAATATTTTCGTTTAAAATTGGTGTGTGATCGTGGATATCATTTTAAAGGTCAGGCCGTCTGTAGTTTTTGATCTTGGATGGCCTACAGAATACACATTTTAGAGAAGCTCTTTCGTTTGGAActggaaaaaaatgatttatgcaggcattttttttttaaagtaaacaatgtgaatacatttttattatgtCAAACATCGGAGGAAAATACTTGGAGTCTAGAAATGAATTACCAAATGATGTCTTTTTAGTCAAAGTATATTATCGCTTGTGACAAACTGCTGTAAATTAATATTCTATTCGATTTTCTCTTGTGTTTCTAAagttataattaaaacataagaatGAAGTCTTATTGTAAATCAATTATATGAGCTGATTAACCTTAGTAGTACTTTATGACATTTGTTAATGAGTAGCAATTAGTGCGCACATGATTACTGGTTTGAAGTCCTAAAAATATGtactattattaataataattataaataatccttcaaaaaaattttcaagttttttttgCAACATATGGTCCCTGCTTCTTTGCCCCTTAATATGCATTTTGAATGGCTGTACATATCTGTTTGCCTAAactatttaatttaaataaatatctttttataCAAGGGCCGCTTGATTGTTTATAAATCCGAATTCTAAAAGCTTATTTCTCCAATAATATTTTTCATAGTTGGTTAACTGATTctaaatctttatttaaaaaagacCAATTGATATGAAGTGTAATATTTTACAGCCTGCCGGTGAAactaaagactttttttttttttcttaaagcggTGCAGgaactcttaaaaaaaatatatcatgcaacatttttttgttagaaaGTGCAGAGTGCTGCTATCGGTGAACGGAAAAAAACACTTTAACATCAAACATTGTCCTTTTGATGGAAATGTGTCAGTAGTGTAAATGCCCAGTAAACTAAATAAAGGATACCTAGAGCGAATTTTTGGTATACAGAGATTTCAGATATCTATATTTAGCTTTTCAGACTTACTCAAAATGCTAAAGGAAGCAGGTGGTTGGAGCAGAGTCGGGATGCCACGAGAGTGCAAGGAACAGGGTCAGAAGAATATAGGATACAAAGCCAGGCAAGTATAACTAGGACACCTGGTTTTGTTAAAACCATTAATTACCCCATAAAAGAGAATTTCAAAATTAGATGAAACTTGATAAAGCCTTGACAGCAAAAAGTCTTCAAGACAAATTAAACATTAAGGGGGGAATGTTCATGAGGGTCCCTTCAGCTATTCCGTAGTCGGGGAGTGAAACCAGGGAGCAGCCCGAGCTCTGCCTTTGTAATGTTAGGTTTTGACGTCACACGGATTTACCTGCATTCTGATCAACTCCCAGTCCACTCGGAAAACAAGGCGTATAACTTGTGAAGGAGAGTATGGAATCAAGGACCCTTCTGATGAGTATTCAGGGATCACAGATCTACTTGCTTCTTGCCGTTGATTTTAGCCTCTTAGTCTTTGTAAAACTTCCTGGGTCCATCCACGCAGGAGAAGATTCTGCAGAAAGGGTTAAAATGTCTGCCACcgattttcaaaattctgcagcaattctgTGGCTCATGTGCATAAAATTGCATACAATTTGCTAACATGTATGTATATTACAAGTCTTCAAACCTATATTTGTGCGTATCTGTCTATATCTGACATTTCTTCCTAACTTTGTTGTGTATCAGGATAATCTCTCTGTTCCTTCTCGTTCTCTATTGCAGTTATTTCATTCCTCtcattaattttctcttttttttttccacttccttCCCTGTCTCTTTCTTAACCCACCTTATTTCTTTTCTCAGATCtacctctttcccctctcctagGCCTCCACTTCCCCCGGTCTACGCTTACTGCCACACTCTCTTCAGTCGGTCCTTCCCTCCATATCTAGTCTCTCCCCCCAAATTCCCAGCTCTTTCCTCTTTTTCTAGTCACCTCTCCTCTAGCCTTCTTCCCCGCTAGTATCTCTCTTCTGACTTTTCTGCGGAACCCGGACTTCTCCTCCCTCGGATTTACTGCTGCTTGCCTGCCTCCCTGCGCCCCAGTAGCTGTCATCTTTTCCTATGCGGTGCATGGCAGCAGGCGAGAAGGCTGTGGTGGTGGGTCAGTGGCCCCCATAGAGCAGTAGGAGGGGGTGCAGCTGGGGGCCAAGTAGCCAGAGCATGGGAAGGAAGCTACAAGTCAGtgtcgcagcagcagcagcaagaggaagTCAGCTTGGAAGAAGGCGCTGCATCAGGGTGTGGTGCCAATGCCAGCTGGCAGCTTCCTGAGTGCACATTTGCAACAGGAGGCTGCCATGGCTATGGGAATTGCAGGAAACTGGTGGCTTCTGTTCTCTGTGTCTAGGGTTCAGGATTCCTGTTTAACACTGGTTACCAGCTCGGTTAAGACACGACTAACGTGAGCAGTCCCGCTTTATTTTCTAACACGGTTTGAgtattttccctttttatttcCTAGGAGGTTCTAACTTAATTCATGAGAAACAAAAGTTTAAACTGTTGTGTGTACACAATAAAAAGAATGACTTTTAAAGATTTATGTTCCGcctgttttcttttcatttgaattGATACATGCTCTTCTAGATATAAATAACACATGGAAAACTTGCACCAACGGTATAAAAAGGGGGTTCTCACTTCCACTCCTTGTGGTcccatgtgcatgcatttgatcTGAAATCAGTGTTAATGCGCATAGTGCAGTTACCTAACAACCTCCCCAGACCTCCGAGGGGCGCTGAGGACTGGAATGCTGATCCACGGGTGTAAAAATAATGTTCCCACAACTCTCAGTTTTTTGGTCGCCTGCTCAGAGTGTATGTAAAAAAGCAGATCATTATTTACTTAAGAGGAGGGGCAAGGCTGATCAATACACTTTTACCTTACATCTggttttcccaaacctgtcctggtaaccccacagccagtcagtttTTCCAGCTATCCGCAATGAAAATCCATGGAAAAAATCTGTATTTACTGGGTCTctggtgtatgcaaatttatgtcatgcatattcataatggatattctgaaaacccgactagctgtAAAGTCACCAGGAGAAGTTTGGGAAGCCTAATCTTACTTCctgaaatccttttaaaatcagggTGTAACTATAAGTACTTAAGAAAGGATACAAATCAGTTTAAAATATCAGCAAATAAGCAAACCCTCAGAAAGTGGCTTAAGGTAAAAAAGTTTACAGGGCAACTGGACTAAATAAAAGGAAGAGCATCCCTGGACAAGAACTGTTTTACTTTATTACCCaacaaataaaatatgaaaacacaatatactgtaataaatataaaacttgaaaggtgaattttcaaaatataaagaGCATAAAATATAGCATATATATACGTAAGCAGCCTCTTcttgcatattccatattttcaaaaagttgaaaatgtgcatgtatgttcacttgtgcatgcacacatatgcatgtataaaaGGGGGAGTCTAGGCACGTTCTGGGCATGGTTAATAGTTAGACGTTTAACTTCCTATTTTAAAAGACGCTTACATGCGTGAttttaaacgtgtttattgtgtaggtGGGAGGTATGGGAGGATTGAGGTGAATttaggttgaagaaccaggagggtctccatGAGCTGCagaagaactgggcaaactggtggactaatggaTAATCTGGTTAATATCCTCGGTGCATGCATGTTTCAAAATTGGCCAACTTGCATGTGTAAATCAggacttatgcaagtaaatcctagttcactttcatgcataaaataggtgggtaaagtagCATATTCAATCCATcgatatacatggtttcaatgcattgcatgtatttgcatgtaagcgtatatatatgcatgtatgttatgtgTAGAATGAtgcatattttattaaaaatgcacataaatgcgcatattataaaatgctaAGCAAATATGTGCacagccacatacacacatatatgccacCATGTGCAGTTGTTGTTTGAACTTTTACCCTACAGATTATAAACTTTTCATcctcaaaaatataattttttatataaatgcaTTCAGAAAATCATAGGTCCACAAAAAGGTTTGTATTGTAAAATGCAGTACATGTTAACCAAAAATTAGTGCAAAACGTAATTTGTGGTAAGTGCACAGCAGAAAAGTACAATATATAGTCTCTTAAGCAGTGCTTCTCAGCTCTAGTCCTCATGGCGTCCAAACAGATCTAGTCTTCAGATATCTAAAACAAAGACATTAACTTTGGTTCTAGATTACATATATGAGTATATGTATCTATattgatgtctctctctctctctctcttatattcattgtgggtatcttgAAACCTAGACTTCCATAAGGACTGGGACTAAGAACCACTGCTGTCAAGCATTGCTTTAAAACACTGAGCAAGAGCTGCAAATGGCATTTTGCTCTCTTCTCTTTGGGCTTGAGATGTTTTAAGTTTTCAGTACTGCTCCTAGGTCCTAGAATTTGCTAGAAACTACTGCATAGAACAAAATAAGCAGCACAGCTTCTAGTTATACTGCTGTATATACTGTATGATCCCCTGATGTAGAGAAAACCTGGTTTAAGGCTTTTAGAAAATTAAGTTCATACATATTGAAGAAAAAAATCTGCTCTCCCCTATCTATCCCAGTAATATGGTTCTATAAGGACAGCTCCAGAAATAAATCAGCTCCTGAATTATCTGAAATTCTATGCAGATCATGTTCACACATGATTTTTTCTGCACTGAAATTTTAGGGggaaaaaagctttgaaaatcagatgaCCTATGGTTATCAATGCACCTTGTAATATTTGTTACATTAAAGTAAATGACTTGCATTGCAAGCCATCTTTAGTTAAATACATCCATACACATCTCAATTTTTTCTTGTTGCCCACTGCCCTCTGAGTTACGCATGCTgtccgtggcagacccgcggcacggccctctcaccttcttacatggactccagctcctggttcctcctcgctagcagcagtgggccaccagctccgacctcgggtctcccccagtgcctccggctctgccgtggttcccagtgttgccagtcaagatgccattgctcatcgggcctctccactgggcccgcggagagacgctgccaccCGCGCTGCactcctccctaggcgcgtgtgcatcactaatccttttaaagggcccgcggcggcaacctggccatggcccctgatgatgatgtcagactctccagtgtatttaagcccaggcctcgctccatagcgttgcctttgcaacaggtctcctcgtactccaagtactcgttgctgatagagaatccgcTCTATTCCGTGTTCCTGACCTTCTTTGTTCTcggttcctgtcttcttcgttcctgccctgtctatgttatGGACTGACTCTATGGATATCGACTTTTCCTTGTTTGACTACTCTTtagcttatctccagacccagacctccactattCCTGACTACTCTTTAGCCTATCTGCAGACTCAGACCTCCACTtcgcccgactactcttcagcctatctccagacccagacctccactacgtctgactactcttcagcctatctccagccccagacctctgctacgattgactacgctatagacttctctgtgttcagaattctacattgcttgccatgacctccacTTGCTGCTGGCTCCGACCCAAGtctgtcattgacgcctctcctagcctatcctctggacatggacttatcaggcttcagcctatcttTGCTTGAGTGCCTTCAGCTACTCTCCATttcattggcgcctgagttccagtaccgtacccaATCCaaggtaggactacgccatctatcgactgctgtctctgggctgaaccaacttctctcgCAAACCAACCTTGAGGCCcccctaagtcctgccggctctggtacccaaaggctcaacccgcgaggaatgagggctggtataggtgaagctccagtggtctCTACCTTccgcccactccacctgccgacagtggggacccgtaggcccttaCCTACgtgttgcgtcaaccccacctcggcccaagggtccacctccaacacaaCACTCTGTTTTAATTGTATAAATAACATGCAGCAGTTTTCACTGGCAAGTCACAGAAGTAAATGTAAATGATTTTGTGTATTTATACATCTTGTTTTCCACATTTGGTTGAGAATCATAAACCTGAGACACTCTTACACATGTTGCTGAAATACAGTATAAAGAAAGAGAGTATATCCATACAGTGAAACACTCTCTTTTAAAACCCTCAGATCTTTTGGCGTGACTTATCAAAGACTTTCTCCTATAGGCACAGATAATCAAGCTCTTAGCTGGCAAAGGATATTGGGAACAGTTCACCATCCACTTCATTCAGTATAAAACCACCCACTATGATAGAAGGTGGTGCTAGTGCTGCATTGTCCACTGCTGCTTTTAGTTAGGGCCTAACAGTCTAAAAATACAGATTAGCGGACCATGCCAAGCAACAAGCACATACGTATACAATGTCCTGCTGATCATCCAGCTCTTCATTCAAAGTGGCTTCTTCTTTAAAGATGAAACCCATCTCCTGGCTCCAGTCCAGATAAGATGAATGCTTAAAAAGGCAAATTGGGAATAatacccttttttaaacactttcggcccaattttaaatgtcCCGCGCGTAAAGaaacaggggttatgcacgtggccgggccttacgcggactgtgtgcattttaaaaggggtgcggccgcgcgtgtaacccctgttacgtgcacaaCAGCCGGACTTCAGCAAAGgcgtggggagggggcagggaggggtggtccaggggatggggcaggactggaggcggccggtgcagcggccatttgctgcagTGCTGGTGCGCGCagcttgctactgctcctttggaggagcaaatggtaaataaaaagaaaacaggggtacctaggatagggatagggggtggataggagaggggaaggggaagggaggttaggatagggggtagggaagttccccccagtccgctccttaattgggtaGCGtgcgtgtatttttaaaaaacctaCCTTTAAATTTGTAAATCAGACAAGTGCAAAACAATACAACTCTTTACACATGTTCAGTGCTGACTCCACTTAAGTACAGAGAATTTGCAAATCACACAAAGGCACTGCATCATGGCTTTCCCCCTCATATTGTACTTATTCACTAAAACCACTCAGTTTCATCAGCCCTTTTTTCTCGACTATACTTCCAGTAATGATCCCAAAATTTTCATACATGCTAGTCTTCTTCCGTAAAGCTGAGGTGAGTTTTTAATAGTTCACAAGAGCAGTAGATTGGCCTCCTAGTTTTGGAATATTAGGATAATCAAAATTTTAAGATGCTCTAGCAAGCTGAACATTTGTACATACGGTGCCGATCCTGAAGGATGCGATGTTTGGAATTTAGAATTCTTTGGAGAGTAATAAAACTGAGTGTGCACTAGGGTGGCCCTTATTGTTCAACTTTTGAAATTCTTTGCTCCCAACCCCTAATCTTGCCCCAGTATATGAAAAAGTGCTCCGTGCcaaagttcagttcagttgaaCTATTTTAAGGTGACCCCCAAAAGCCTTAAGTTTCAAATTTCACCGAAAACTagtatttcttatttaaaacttaagtaattcattttgaaatgttgtTTGGGAAAATAATAGTCAAGCATAATCGAAAGACAATTTTATTGATAGCTATTTTCTTCATACAGttatttacatgaaataaaaattagcCAAGATATTGAGCAAAAattgaaaccaaaagaaaaatagatattttgcaaaataacatctaaaatggaaataataacaataaaaatgtaataagataCCAGATTTTACTGCTTCATTAGGCCAGTTTTGGTAGCATCTGGTTACatttttctgtgtttactaacaaTCTGCACAattaattgcttttctttttcattcttggTCAGAATGTTCTGATATTCTTGGATTAGCTTCACTCCTCTCTCAGCCACGTTGTTAACTATTACAATGCttttataagaacaaaagaacttaagaaattgtcatgctgggtcagaccaagggaccatcaagcccaacatcctgtttccaacagaggccaaaccaggccacaagaacctggcaactacccaaacaccaagaagatcccatgctactgatgcaattaatagcagtggctattccctaagtaaacttgattaatagccgttaatggacttctcctccaagaacttatccaaaccttttttgaacccagctacactaactgcaatgtT from Rhinatrema bivittatum chromosome 3, aRhiBiv1.1, whole genome shotgun sequence includes these protein-coding regions:
- the SOX7 gene encoding transcription factor SOX-7; this translates as MTSLLGSYSWPEGLDCSPLHGELSDGPPAHRAPGDKGSEPRIRRPMNAFMVWAKDERKRLAVQNPDLHNAELSKMLGKSWKALSPSQKRPYVEEAERLRIQHMQDYPNYKYRPRRKKQIKRICKRVDPGFLLNNLSKEQTSATENRNCRAAMKDEDSAGYSSGATLQSLRNYREPRGGSASLDAYPYGLPTPPEMSPLEVLEPERTLFSPPCAAEDPRAHMSGAAYPAAYSPAPLHCAHLGPLALPPRPGAGLPPPPPPAYYPPAFRSLHPNLQAHPGQLSPPPDHHGYDALDQISQAELLGEMDRDEFDQYLNTAGPPPDPSGLPMSGHSQAAQSAGAHPPETSLISVLADATATYYNNYSVS